A genomic stretch from Chitinophagaceae bacterium includes:
- a CDS encoding DUF1211 domain-containing protein translates to MSIQLHNELKKEFQIERLILFSDAVFAIAITLLVIEIKVPEVEKELISDAAIGKGMAHLIPRFVGFLISFLIIGLYWTVHHKVFVFVDNYTNKLLWLNLFFLFSIALMPFSSGLYGEYANHLELLFPYGFYVFNICLTGFFNFLLWRYISSPKSGISNQLISNARRGYGNFRTLVVPFAFLLSFLLCFWNPIVARYAPMLIPVMMRLAARHYKKKDPNLKY, encoded by the coding sequence ATGAGTATCCAGCTGCACAATGAATTAAAAAAAGAATTCCAGATAGAACGCTTGATTCTTTTCAGCGATGCGGTTTTTGCAATCGCCATAACACTGCTTGTTATTGAAATTAAAGTTCCTGAAGTTGAAAAGGAGTTGATTTCAGATGCTGCTATCGGAAAAGGAATGGCACATTTGATTCCCCGCTTTGTCGGGTTCCTCATCAGCTTTCTGATCATTGGTTTATACTGGACAGTTCACCATAAGGTATTTGTATTTGTTGACAACTACACAAACAAGCTGCTCTGGCTCAACCTTTTTTTTCTGTTCAGCATTGCACTGATGCCATTCAGTTCAGGGCTGTATGGCGAATATGCAAATCATTTAGAGCTGCTTTTCCCTTATGGATTTTATGTGTTTAATATCTGCCTTACCGGTTTTTTCAACTTTCTTCTCTGGCGCTATATCAGCAGTCCAAAAAGCGGTATCTCCAATCAACTCATCAGCAATGCAAGAAGAGGATATGGAAATTTCAGAACCCTGGTTGTACCATTTGCCTTTCTGTTATCATTCCTGTTATGCTTCTGGAATCCGATCGTAGCAAGGTATGCTCCCATGCTCATTCCGGTCATGATGCGCCTGGCAGCAAGACATTATAAGAAAAAAGATCCCAACTTAAAATATTAA
- a CDS encoding class I SAM-dependent methyltransferase: MQWLKKIYNAFSRPAKLALLDYEIYPSPVYSKAAPHQQLLKLIEERKDPYQQLLQQTLQLKEFFLSIQTNESAASTAPVWNNQFFPGLDMVMLYTILSSVKPKKYLEIGSGTSTKLAAKAKAEQQLSYSITCIDPHPRKEITDVADHWLNIPLQQAPLSLFEQLEENDVLFFDGSHLLHANSDVQWFFMEVLPRLKKGVVVQIHDIYLPYDYPQNMCNRFYAEQYMLATALLFNPGKFEILAPVFYMSEDRTLKQILEPLWNALPKVETHGGSFWLRIKA, translated from the coding sequence ATGCAGTGGCTGAAGAAAATATACAATGCTTTTTCCCGTCCCGCCAAATTGGCCCTGCTTGATTATGAGATTTACCCGTCGCCGGTATATTCAAAGGCTGCACCACATCAACAGTTGCTGAAGTTGATAGAAGAAAGAAAAGATCCTTATCAGCAATTACTTCAGCAGACATTACAGTTGAAAGAATTTTTTCTCAGCATTCAGACAAATGAATCAGCTGCTTCAACAGCTCCTGTATGGAACAATCAATTCTTTCCCGGTCTTGATATGGTGATGCTTTATACAATCCTGTCTTCAGTAAAACCAAAAAAATACCTGGAGATCGGCAGTGGTACAAGCACTAAACTCGCTGCAAAAGCAAAAGCAGAACAGCAGCTTTCTTATTCCATCACCTGTATCGATCCGCATCCAAGAAAAGAAATAACGGATGTTGCTGATCATTGGTTGAATATTCCATTACAGCAGGCCCCGCTATCTTTGTTTGAACAGTTAGAGGAAAACGATGTGTTATTTTTTGACGGCTCCCATTTATTACATGCCAACAGTGATGTGCAATGGTTTTTTATGGAAGTGCTGCCAAGATTAAAAAAAGGAGTGGTCGTACAAATTCATGATATTTATCTTCCTTATGACTATCCGCAAAACATGTGCAACCGTTTCTATGCAGAACAGTATATGCTGGCAACTGCTCTCTTATTCAACCCCGGTAAATTTGAAATTCTTGCCCCTGTTTTTTATATGAGCGAAGACAGGACCCTGAAACAAATTCTTGAACCTTTATGGAATGCTTTGCCGAAAGTTGAAACTCATGGCGGATCGTTCTGGCTGAGAATAAAAGCATAA
- a CDS encoding FkbM family methyltransferase yields the protein MTQLFNAGILLNLKRLIKKLPIVFTKNQQYDIETRQIIQKVCNANSNTIDVGTHEGAILDLLIQQSPNGFHFGFEPIPALQKRLMQKYAGNEHIKLFELALTDSSGETAFNYVLSNPSYSGIKKRKYDRRNETDTTITVKTNTLDAVILPLNQTISFIKIDVEGGEMAVLKGAEELIKRDRPVIVFECGIGGTDMYNTTPAQLFEFFMQLGYGIFLMKDFLQVKTPFSKQAFEEQYYQKLNYYFVASPQQKK from the coding sequence ATGACGCAGCTATTCAATGCCGGAATTTTACTGAACCTGAAGCGACTGATTAAAAAGCTGCCGATTGTTTTTACAAAAAATCAGCAGTACGATATTGAAACGAGGCAGATCATTCAGAAAGTTTGTAATGCAAACAGCAATACAATTGATGTGGGAACACATGAAGGAGCCATTCTTGATCTGCTGATACAGCAATCACCTAACGGCTTTCATTTTGGTTTTGAACCAATACCTGCTTTGCAAAAAAGATTAATGCAAAAGTATGCAGGCAATGAGCATATAAAATTATTTGAACTTGCTTTAACAGATTCTTCAGGTGAAACAGCTTTCAATTATGTGCTGAGTAATCCTTCTTACAGCGGAATAAAAAAAAGAAAATACGACCGAAGGAATGAAACAGATACAACCATTACTGTAAAAACAAATACGCTTGATGCAGTGATTCTTCCGCTCAATCAAACAATCAGCTTTATTAAGATTGATGTGGAAGGCGGAGAAATGGCTGTATTAAAAGGTGCAGAAGAATTAATTAAAAGAGACAGGCCTGTAATTGTATTTGAATGCGGTATTGGCGGAACAGATATGTACAATACAACACCTGCTCAACTGTTTGAATTCTTTATGCAGCTTGGGTATGGTATTTTTTTAATGAAAGATTTTCTGCAGGTAAAAACTCCATTTAGCAAACAGGCATTTGAAGAGCAGTATTATCAAAAGCTGAATTATTATTTTGTTGCTTCCCCACAACAGAAGAAGTAA
- a CDS encoding DUF2892 domain-containing protein: MKKNMGTADRIIRLLVAAVFAYLYFSGTVAGTLGLVLVILGGVFAATALISFCPLYAIVGVNTCGVKKP, from the coding sequence ATGAAAAAGAACATGGGAACTGCTGATCGTATCATCAGACTTTTAGTAGCAGCTGTATTTGCTTATCTTTATTTCAGCGGCACTGTAGCCGGAACATTAGGATTGGTTCTGGTAATACTGGGTGGCGTATTTGCTGCAACAGCGTTAATCAGCTTCTGCCCGTTATATGCAATTGTAGGAGTAAATACCTGCGGAGTAAAGAAGCCATAA
- a CDS encoding phosphoribosylglycinamide formyltransferase, translating into MPKKHIAIFASGAGSNAQKIIEHFRNHASVIISLIVCNKPQAGVLKIAEEHGIPTLLLEKERFFRGDAYVDELKAHHIDFIVLAGFLWKVPVTLIRAYPQHIINIHPALLPNYGGKGMYGHFVHEAVISNKEKESGISIHFVDELYDHGQIIFQARCEVKPEDSPDSLAHRIHGLEHKHYAAVIEKLLVS; encoded by the coding sequence ATTCCCAAAAAACATATCGCCATTTTTGCCTCCGGTGCGGGGAGTAATGCTCAAAAGATTATTGAACATTTCAGGAATCACGCTTCTGTTATAATCTCACTTATCGTTTGCAACAAACCCCAGGCAGGTGTGTTGAAGATTGCTGAAGAGCATGGCATTCCAACCCTTTTGCTGGAAAAAGAACGGTTCTTTCGGGGTGATGCCTATGTTGATGAATTGAAAGCCCATCATATTGACTTCATTGTTCTGGCCGGTTTTTTATGGAAAGTGCCGGTTACCCTCATCCGTGCTTATCCGCAACACATTATTAATATACACCCTGCTTTACTACCCAATTATGGAGGTAAGGGTATGTATGGTCACTTTGTACACGAAGCCGTTATCAGCAATAAAGAAAAAGAAAGTGGTATCAGTATTCATTTTGTTGATGAGCTGTATGATCACGGACAAATCATTTTCCAGGCAAGATGCGAGGTAAAGCCGGAGGACAGTCCTGATTCCCTTGCTCACCGGATTCATGGACTGGAACACAAACATTATGCAGCGGTTATAGAAAAACTGCTGGTTTCGTAA
- a CDS encoding Crp/Fnr family transcriptional regulator produces the protein MPLLLSDLKPISPRFNSELLNEIAEHAVIMEFPEGTEILKEGQYIKLLPIVLKGLVKVFAPFEEKELLLYYIEPGESCIMSFSASLSNAPSRIFAITEEDSTLLLLPVEKLNSWIKQYPQINDLFYQQYNLRYSEMLDTINSLLFSRMDQRLYNYLVEKSKLKGEKILSIRHKQIAAELGTAREVITRVIKRLEQEGKVKQLQDGIEIF, from the coding sequence ATGCCATTACTTTTATCCGATCTTAAACCCATCAGTCCACGTTTTAACAGTGAACTGCTCAATGAAATTGCTGAACATGCAGTGATTATGGAATTTCCTGAAGGAACAGAAATTCTGAAAGAAGGACAGTATATCAAACTTCTGCCCATAGTGTTGAAAGGACTTGTAAAAGTGTTTGCTCCATTTGAAGAAAAGGAATTACTCCTGTATTATATTGAACCGGGTGAAAGCTGCATTATGTCTTTTTCAGCATCGCTCAGCAATGCACCAAGCCGCATTTTTGCTATTACAGAAGAAGATTCAACTCTCTTGTTACTCCCTGTAGAAAAACTGAACAGCTGGATCAAACAGTATCCGCAGATCAATGATCTGTTTTACCAGCAGTACAATCTCCGTTATTCAGAAATGCTCGATACCATCAACTCCCTTCTCTTCAGCCGCATGGATCAGCGCCTGTACAATTACCTGGTTGAAAAAAGTAAACTGAAAGGCGAAAAAATTCTTTCCATCCGCCATAAACAAATTGCAGCAGAGCTGGGCACGGCACGTGAAGTAATAACCCGTGTTATTAAGCGGCTGGAGCAGGAAGGAAAGGTGAAACAGTTACAGGACGGTATTGAAATTTTTTAA
- a CDS encoding c-type cytochrome, producing MNQPKLILRRSFTVCLVLVSLMIGNKLFAQDGKALFQTNCAACHAVNKKLTGPALSGVEGRGPWSDRKKLYAWIHNPAGFAKTEPYAANLIKEYSGVMMTAFPGLAEKDIDAIITFINTPVAPPPGPTTAVDQPAEDNSLLFGILALVLAIVALILLQVNSNLKKLTDEKDGIVRGEPVAFWKNKAYMATITIVLFIVAGYYLAQGAIGLGRQTNYQPEQPIYYSHKVHAGLNQVNCLYCHGSAMEGKHANIPSVNVCMNCHMAVNEYKGPKIVREDGSEVNGTAEIQKLYKYSGWDPASNKYTSAGKPIEWIKIHSLPDHVYFNHSQHTKAGGVQCQTCHGEIQNMGEVFQFSTLSMGWCINCHRTTNVKFKENGFYSMYEKFHNDIKNGKMDSVTVEKIGGTECQKCHY from the coding sequence ATGAATCAACCAAAATTAATACTCCGCAGGTCGTTTACTGTTTGTTTGGTACTTGTTTCCTTAATGATTGGTAATAAATTATTTGCGCAGGATGGTAAGGCTTTGTTCCAAACCAATTGCGCAGCCTGTCATGCCGTAAATAAAAAGTTAACCGGTCCGGCACTTTCAGGTGTGGAAGGCCGTGGCCCCTGGAGTGATCGCAAAAAGCTTTATGCATGGATTCACAATCCTGCCGGGTTTGCTAAAACCGAACCTTATGCCGCTAACTTAATTAAAGAGTATAGTGGTGTAATGATGACCGCATTTCCGGGATTGGCAGAAAAGGATATTGATGCCATCATCACATTTATTAATACGCCGGTTGCCCCACCTCCCGGACCAACCACAGCAGTTGACCAACCAGCGGAAGACAACTCTCTTCTCTTCGGAATTCTTGCTCTGGTACTTGCTATTGTAGCCCTCATCTTATTACAGGTTAACAGCAACCTGAAAAAATTAACCGACGAAAAAGATGGTATTGTTCGTGGCGAACCCGTTGCATTCTGGAAGAATAAGGCTTACATGGCCACCATCACCATTGTACTATTTATAGTTGCAGGTTATTATTTAGCACAGGGTGCAATTGGTTTGGGCAGACAAACAAATTATCAACCCGAACAACCTATTTACTATTCACATAAAGTACATGCAGGCCTGAACCAGGTAAACTGTTTGTATTGCCACGGCAGTGCAATGGAAGGAAAGCATGCAAATATTCCGAGTGTGAATGTTTGTATGAATTGTCACATGGCCGTTAATGAATATAAAGGACCAAAGATTGTTCGTGAAGATGGTTCAGAAGTAAACGGCACGGCAGAAATTCAGAAATTATATAAATATTCAGGATGGGATCCTGCATCTAACAAATACACTTCAGCAGGCAAACCGATTGAATGGATCAAAATTCACAGCCTTCCTGATCATGTGTATTTCAACCACTCACAGCATACAAAAGCAGGTGGTGTACAGTGTCAAACCTGTCATGGTGAAATACAGAACATGGGCGAGGTATTCCAGTTCAGTACACTGAGCATGGGATGGTGTATCAACTGTCACCGTACAACCAATGTGAAGTTTAAAGAAAATGGTTTTTACAGTATGTACGAGAAGTTCCATAATGATATCAAGAATGGTAAAATGGACAGCGTAACTGTAGAAAAGATCGGTGGAACAGAATGTCAGAAATGTCACTATTAA
- a CDS encoding dipeptidase: MLTRILILLLLPSFLFAQKYKKIHAASVLVDTHNDIPSSAIEKKVVFDSNLKGKTHSDLNRMIEGGLDVQMFSVFCDGEQKDPYNYANREIDSVHEWVRRNPSKMMMVYTPADLKKAIKEKKMATMLGVEGGHMIENDLNKLDVLYKRGMRYMTITWNNSTDWATSAAYEASLNPSKGGASDTNRKIGLTEFGISVIKRMNELGIMVDVSHLGEQSFWDIIKVSTKPIIASHSCVWNLCPHRRNLKDDQIKAIAKTGGVVFLNFYAGFIDSTYELKRNSFIQQHQTEINQLIQEGKQKDYALMMVSEKYKSEMDALRPPLSLLLNHLDYIVKLVGIDHVGMCSDFDGIEAPRLN; the protein is encoded by the coding sequence ATGCTTACACGAATCCTTATTCTGTTGCTGCTGCCTTCTTTCCTTTTTGCACAGAAGTATAAAAAAATTCATGCAGCATCTGTTCTGGTTGATACGCACAATGACATTCCCTCTTCTGCTATTGAAAAAAAAGTTGTGTTTGACAGTAACTTAAAAGGAAAAACTCATTCTGATCTTAACAGGATGATTGAAGGAGGATTAGATGTACAGATGTTTTCTGTTTTCTGCGATGGAGAACAAAAAGATCCTTATAACTATGCCAACAGGGAAATAGACAGTGTACATGAATGGGTGCGGCGAAATCCATCGAAGATGATGATGGTATATACTCCTGCCGATCTGAAAAAAGCCATCAAAGAAAAAAAAATGGCAACGATGCTGGGAGTAGAAGGTGGACATATGATTGAAAACGATTTAAACAAACTGGATGTACTTTATAAAAGAGGCATGCGCTACATGACCATTACCTGGAATAATTCTACTGATTGGGCTACGAGTGCAGCGTATGAGGCCTCCCTAAATCCCTCCAAAGGAGGGGCTTCAGACACAAACAGAAAAATCGGTCTTACTGAGTTTGGGATCTCTGTTATTAAACGCATGAATGAATTGGGCATCATGGTTGATGTAAGTCACCTCGGCGAACAATCATTTTGGGACATTATAAAAGTTTCAACCAAACCAATCATTGCATCGCATAGCTGCGTTTGGAATCTTTGCCCGCATCGCCGCAATTTAAAAGATGATCAGATCAAAGCCATTGCTAAAACCGGTGGGGTTGTATTTTTAAATTTCTATGCAGGATTTATTGACAGTACTTACGAATTAAAACGCAATTCGTTTATACAACAGCATCAAACTGAAATTAACCAACTCATTCAGGAAGGCAAACAAAAAGATTATGCCTTGATGATGGTATCAGAAAAATATAAAAGCGAAATGGATGCTTTACGTCCGCCATTATCTCTGCTTCTCAATCATCTCGATTACATTGTTAAACTTGTGGGCATTGATCATGTTGGTATGTGCAGTGATTTTGATGGCATTGAAGCTCCCCGCTTGAATTAA
- a CDS encoding S9 family peptidase — protein sequence MRKIFLLLVIAATNCNAQTIDNFLSPAFPTNLTATADGKNIAWVFNYKGSRNVFVANATGSNATKITNYSGDDGIDMGSLSFTPDGDQLVFVRGNGTNGRGEPANPAQLQTSTERIIFAVNKNGSNLHKIAPGYYPKISPDGKTVAYLFGGQVWTASLNDTNIKPQKLFQSRGAQSSLRWSPDGTKLVFVSGRGDHSFIGIYNAVSKQISFPDPSADVDSDPVWSVDGKWIAWVRRGNIRVDVPFTARRESHPWSIRLLNIKTGGVTEIWKADEGKGSVYVDDLPVADNKLLWAANNQLIFPWEKDGWVHLYALDVEKKITKLLTPGDGEVENITLSPDKKTVYYTCNIGDINRRHIWKTSIADAKAELLTGGDHIEWSPVVTSKGFAMLRSSATRPAWPAVYNKGTVSDIAKDFFGKEFPNQLVTPQQISIKATDGMEAPAQLFLPRNYKEGEKYPAVIFMHGGSRRQMLLGFNYGQYYSNAYALHQYFASQGYIVISLNYRSGIGYGLEFREALNYGMGGASEVNDVIGAGEYLKNRKDVSVVGLWGGSYGGYLTAHGLARRSDLFAAGVDIHGVHNWNDEEPTFAPWYDSTKYAQIGKLGYESSPVNYINGWKSPVLFIHGDDDRNVPFSETVHIVELLRQRNVYFEQLVFPDEVHSFLLYRNWKNAYQATFEFLEKQLRKK from the coding sequence ATGAGAAAAATTTTCCTGTTACTAGTTATTGCTGCAACCAACTGCAACGCACAAACCATTGACAATTTTTTATCACCGGCCTTTCCAACTAATTTAACAGCAACTGCTGATGGTAAAAATATTGCATGGGTATTTAATTATAAAGGAAGCCGTAATGTATTTGTTGCCAATGCAACAGGCAGCAACGCAACGAAAATTACGAATTATTCCGGCGATGATGGAATAGATATGGGCAGTCTTTCGTTTACTCCTGATGGAGATCAACTTGTATTTGTAAGAGGTAATGGAACAAATGGGCGGGGAGAACCTGCGAACCCGGCACAGCTGCAAACATCAACAGAACGTATCATCTTTGCAGTGAATAAAAATGGAAGCAATCTGCATAAAATTGCTCCCGGCTATTATCCGAAAATTTCACCCGATGGAAAAACAGTTGCTTACCTTTTTGGCGGGCAGGTTTGGACTGCTTCATTAAATGATACAAACATTAAACCGCAAAAGCTGTTTCAATCAAGAGGAGCCCAGAGTTCACTCCGCTGGAGCCCTGATGGAACAAAACTGGTTTTTGTAAGTGGCCGTGGCGATCATTCTTTTATTGGTATTTATAATGCTGTAAGTAAACAAATTTCTTTCCCTGATCCTTCGGCTGATGTTGACAGTGATCCTGTGTGGAGTGTTGATGGAAAATGGATCGCCTGGGTCCGTCGTGGAAACATTAGGGTCGATGTTCCGTTTACTGCCCGCCGAGAATCTCATCCCTGGAGTATCCGTTTACTGAATATAAAAACAGGTGGAGTGACAGAAATCTGGAAAGCTGACGAAGGCAAAGGTTCTGTATATGTTGATGATTTACCGGTTGCGGATAATAAATTATTATGGGCTGCCAATAATCAACTCATCTTTCCGTGGGAAAAAGATGGATGGGTTCATCTGTATGCATTGGATGTTGAAAAGAAAATAACAAAGCTGTTAACTCCCGGTGATGGTGAAGTGGAGAATATTACACTATCGCCTGATAAAAAAACAGTTTATTATACCTGTAATATCGGCGATATCAATCGCCGTCATATCTGGAAAACATCCATTGCTGATGCAAAAGCCGAATTACTCACAGGTGGTGACCATATTGAATGGAGTCCCGTGGTAACATCCAAAGGCTTTGCAATGCTTCGTTCATCCGCAACAAGACCGGCATGGCCTGCTGTTTATAATAAAGGAACAGTGAGTGATATTGCAAAAGATTTTTTCGGCAAAGAATTTCCAAACCAGCTTGTTACACCGCAGCAGATTTCAATCAAAGCAACAGATGGAATGGAAGCACCTGCCCAGTTATTTCTTCCACGCAACTATAAAGAAGGTGAAAAATATCCTGCTGTAATTTTTATGCATGGTGGCAGTCGCCGGCAAATGTTACTGGGTTTTAACTACGGACAGTATTACAGCAATGCCTATGCACTGCATCAGTATTTTGCATCGCAGGGTTATATTGTTATTTCTTTAAACTACCGCAGCGGTATTGGTTATGGTTTGGAATTCCGTGAAGCATTGAACTATGGTATGGGTGGTGCCAGTGAAGTAAATGATGTAATTGGCGCAGGTGAATATTTAAAAAACAGGAAAGACGTAAGCGTGGTTGGTTTATGGGGCGGCAGTTACGGTGGTTACTTAACAGCACATGGATTAGCAAGACGAAGTGACCTGTTTGCTGCCGGTGTTGATATTCATGGCGTACATAACTGGAACGATGAGGAACCAACCTTTGCTCCCTGGTATGATTCAACAAAGTATGCACAGATAGGAAAATTGGGTTACGAATCATCCCCTGTTAATTATATTAACGGATGGAAGAGCCCTGTGTTATTTATTCATGGTGATGATGACCGCAATGTGCCGTTCAGTGAAACGGTTCATATTGTTGAACTGCTTCGTCAGCGAAATGTATATTTTGAACAGTTGGTTTTTCCTGATGAAGTGCATAGTTTTTTATTGTATCGCAACTGGAAGAATGCATACCAGGCCACTTTTGAGTTCCTGGAAAAACAACTGAGGAAGAAATAA
- a CDS encoding GNAT family N-acetyltransferase has protein sequence MLQLIQIKEDGILMDEIRTLFQEYEKELDENLCFQSFEAELKDPLKKYGSPKGVLYIAEWNDAVAGCIALTDISTPANKGTGSLNMTAGASTKLSTVCEMKRLYVRPQFRKHKIGRAMVEQLMKDAEQLGYKTMKLDTLQKLQPAIILYKQYGFTETTAYYENPLPGVVYMEKRLVAD, from the coding sequence ATGCTGCAGTTAATTCAAATAAAAGAAGACGGGATTTTGATGGATGAAATCAGAACGCTTTTTCAGGAATATGAAAAAGAACTGGATGAAAATTTATGCTTCCAGAGTTTTGAAGCAGAGTTAAAAGACCCGTTAAAAAAGTATGGATCGCCTAAAGGAGTTTTGTACATCGCAGAATGGAATGATGCAGTGGCAGGTTGTATTGCTTTGACAGATATTTCGACCCCTGCAAATAAAGGGACAGGTTCGCTCAATATGACAGCAGGGGCTTCGACTAAGCTCAGCACTGTTTGCGAAATGAAGCGATTGTATGTGCGTCCGCAATTCAGGAAACACAAAATTGGCAGAGCAATGGTTGAGCAACTGATGAAGGATGCTGAACAGCTTGGGTACAAAACGATGAAGCTTGATACGTTGCAAAAACTGCAACCGGCTATTATTTTATACAAACAGTATGGTTTTACTGAAACGACAGCTTACTATGAAAACCCATTGCCGGGAGTTGTGTACATGGAAAAAAGATTGGTGGCTGATTAA